CCATATTTTCGGCGAAAATAGTTGTTACATTATTTCTTCTGCAATATTTTACAAGTTCAGTCAATTGTTTCGCACTTGGCTCACCTTCCGCAAAAACATCTTCAACGCTGTTTTGATCCAAGCCAAAATCCCTGCATAGATAAGCGAATGCTGCGTGCCCTGTTACGAAATTTTTCCTATGAACAGATTTGAACTTTCTGCTATATTCGTTATAAAGGTTTTCCAGCTGAAAAACAAAATCCTTACAGTTTTTTTCATAATAGTCACTGCCAGATGGATCCACCTTAATCAGGGCATCTTTAATATTTTTTACTTCAATCTCCGCAGCCTTTGGGCTCAGCCAGATATGTGGGTCGTATTGCCCGTGTTCTTCGATTTCTTCCGGATCACTGTTTGTGATCGGTTCTACCCCACTTGACGCTTCAACAGATACAAGGTTCTTATTTTTTGCAGCTTTGACCGCATCATTAGCCCAAGTTTCCATTCCAAATCCGTTATATATAAAAATATGAGCCGTGCTTAACGTAACAAGATCCTGTGCCTTAGGTTCAAAGTCATGCGGCGCCACTCCGTCCGGTATGATGGTAAAAATTTCGACTTTGTCCTTTCCAACAGCTTCAACAAACTCCTTCATCGCGTTGAAAGTCACAGAAACTTTGATCTTATTTTCCCCTGTTTCATTTGCCTGCTCTCTGTTTCTGTACGCCGAAAAGCTCATAACAGCAACCACGCATAATACAAAAGCAAGCAGATATGATACTAAAACTTTCCGTTTCCCTGTCATCGTTTATCTGCCCTTCTGTCTCTATTTTTTAAATGCTTGCAAATGCATTGTATTTGCATTTATAATTGATACTAATTCTTCAAATATATCTTGTCAAGTATGAAAAATTTCTTTGTGTTTGATTTATACTTGCTGTGCAGCGGGTGGGAAGGTGATTATTTATGATAAAAGCAGAAAACTTATTTTTTTCATATGGAAATTCATCTCCATATATACTGAACGGAATAAACTTGGAAATACTTGACGGTGAATATGTCTCAGTGGTCGGTGAAAATGGTTGTGGGAAAAGCACCCTTATGAGGCTGATATTAAAATTCATAAAACCAACAAGCGGAACAATTCTCTGTCAGGCAAAGAAAATCGGGTATGTCCCGCAAAAAAACGACTTTTCAAATTCAAATTTTCCAATCACAGTTTATGAAATGTTGAATTCTTATCGGAGACTTTTAAAGATCAAAAACCAAAATGTCGTTATGGAAAACCTAGAGCTAGTTGGAATGGCCGGCTTCACTGATTCTCTTATTGGAACGCTTTCCGCCGGACAAAGCCAAAAAATAATGATTGTAAGGGCCTTGATGGGCGACCCTGATTTACTGATTCTGGACGAACCCTCCACGGGAGTGGACATCGGCAGTCAAAAAGAGATTTACGGGTTTCTTAAAAAATTAAACAAAGAAAACGGTATTACGATTGTTTCTGTAGAACACAATCTGGATGCCGCTATTTTCAATTCAACGCTGATTTAC
This is a stretch of genomic DNA from Synergistaceae bacterium. It encodes these proteins:
- a CDS encoding metal ABC transporter substrate-binding protein codes for the protein MSFSAYRNREQANETGENKIKVSVTFNAMKEFVEAVGKDKVEIFTIIPDGVAPHDFEPKAQDLVTLSTAHIFIYNGFGMETWANDAVKAAKNKNLVSVEASSGVEPITNSDPEEIEEHGQYDPHIWLSPKAAEIEVKNIKDALIKVDPSGSDYYEKNCKDFVFQLENLYNEYSRKFKSVHRKNFVTGHAAFAYLCRDFGLDQNSVEDVFAEGEPSAKQLTELVKYCRRNNVTTIFAENMASPEVSQTLADEVGAKIETIYTIESSEDNKTYMERMKENLSRIYDSLSK
- a CDS encoding metal ABC transporter ATP-binding protein: MIKAENLFFSYGNSSPYILNGINLEILDGEYVSVVGENGCGKSTLMRLILKFIKPTSGTILCQAKKIGYVPQKNDFSNSNFPITVYEMLNSYRRLLKIKNQNVVMENLELVGMAGFTDSLIGTLSAGQSQKIMIVRALMGDPDLLILDEPSTGVDIGSQKEIYGFLKKLNKENGITIVSVEHNLDAAIFNSTLIYHLTGGQGHLCSPKKYADEYLKKDDKIA